The Aggregatilinea lenta genome includes a region encoding these proteins:
- a CDS encoding RDD family protein: MSSLDPQLQIDTPENVLLETPVAGFGSRSLAAIVDYLLVGITIFVLLWLLSDIPFDTPDDTYVAVAFVLLVIFALFMFYHLIFEAIWNGQTPGKRLFKIRVVQANGMPLTASGLIVRNLVRLFDFLPAFYGVGMIVMFASRHSQRLGDLAAGTLVVREQPQETVYTLRAAHHFDYLHVRPTDPIPDAIDVSRLTDQDRMMVLNYLQRRDSISGREPIAIDITRKLATKMDIWDPNSAQYLYLHRAEEFLEQIMRAYERAERPSDTPPPTPTIWP; encoded by the coding sequence ATGTCGTCACTGGATCCGCAACTTCAGATCGATACGCCCGAAAACGTGCTGCTCGAAACGCCGGTCGCCGGGTTCGGCAGCCGCTCGCTGGCCGCAATCGTCGATTACCTGCTGGTCGGCATCACGATCTTCGTGCTGCTCTGGCTGCTCTCCGACATTCCCTTCGACACGCCGGACGATACCTATGTGGCGGTCGCCTTCGTGCTGCTGGTGATCTTCGCCCTGTTCATGTTCTACCACCTGATCTTCGAGGCGATCTGGAACGGCCAGACTCCCGGCAAGCGCCTGTTCAAGATCCGCGTGGTGCAGGCCAACGGTATGCCGCTGACCGCCAGCGGCCTGATCGTGCGCAACCTTGTGCGCCTGTTCGACTTCCTGCCCGCGTTCTACGGCGTCGGCATGATCGTGATGTTCGCGTCGCGGCACTCGCAGCGGCTGGGCGACCTGGCGGCGGGCACCCTGGTCGTGCGCGAGCAGCCACAGGAAACGGTCTATACGCTGCGCGCGGCGCACCACTTCGACTACCTGCACGTGCGCCCCACCGACCCGATCCCCGACGCGATCGACGTCTCCCGGCTGACGGACCAGGACCGGATGATGGTGCTCAACTACCTCCAGCGCCGTGACAGCATCAGCGGGCGGGAACCCATCGCCATCGACATTACGCGCAAGCTGGCGACCAAAATGGACATCTGGGATCCCAACTCGGCTCAGTACCTTTACCTGCACCGCGCCGAAGAATTCCTGGAACAGATCATGCGCGCCTACGAGCGGGCCGAACGGCCTTCCGACACCCCGCCGCCTACGCCAACGATCTGGCCTTGA
- a CDS encoding stage II sporulation protein M: MTVNDFIRLRENDWDRLQALVQRHQGHAALSPAEIHELDRLYRAAISDLAQAQRDYPGQRVTAFLNQLLTQAHTLIYRREATDFFSIRRAITRTIPDAFQRTAAFTLVAVLLFFVPALVGFQLARHDPSVAGPLGLSSTRAALEDQAMWTDIPVEQRPYASAFIMTNNIRVALLAFGGGMALGLFSVYLLAMNGLILGAVFGLAVHYGLGGELLNFVFAHGVLELSVICIAGGAGLQLGWALIHPGRYARRDAVMLAAQRAAPLAVVGIVMLIVAGTIEGFLSPSDAPFAIKVLVGLTSGALFYAYLLYPRRTGRPARQGT, from the coding sequence ATGACAGTTAACGATTTTATCAGACTTCGCGAAAACGACTGGGACCGCCTGCAAGCGCTGGTCCAGCGGCACCAGGGGCATGCCGCGCTTTCCCCGGCGGAGATTCACGAGCTGGACCGGCTGTACCGCGCCGCGATTTCCGACCTGGCGCAAGCTCAACGTGATTATCCCGGCCAGCGCGTGACCGCGTTTCTGAATCAACTGCTGACCCAGGCGCACACCCTGATTTACCGCCGCGAGGCGACCGACTTTTTCTCCATCCGGCGCGCCATTACGCGCACCATTCCCGACGCGTTCCAGCGGACGGCAGCCTTCACGCTGGTGGCGGTGCTGTTGTTTTTCGTCCCGGCCCTGGTGGGCTTCCAGCTTGCCCGGCACGATCCGTCGGTGGCCGGGCCGCTGGGCCTGTCGAGCACGCGCGCCGCCCTGGAAGATCAGGCGATGTGGACCGATATCCCGGTCGAGCAGCGGCCCTATGCCTCGGCGTTCATCATGACCAACAATATCCGCGTGGCGCTGCTGGCGTTCGGCGGCGGGATGGCGCTGGGGCTGTTCAGCGTGTACCTGCTGGCGATGAACGGACTGATCCTGGGGGCGGTGTTCGGGCTGGCGGTGCATTACGGGTTGGGCGGCGAACTGCTCAATTTCGTGTTCGCGCATGGCGTGCTGGAACTGAGCGTGATTTGTATTGCAGGCGGGGCGGGGTTGCAGCTCGGCTGGGCGTTGATCCATCCGGGACGGTATGCGCGCCGGGACGCGGTCATGCTGGCGGCGCAGCGCGCGGCTCCCCTGGCGGTGGTCGGGATCGTGATGCTGATAGTCGCCGGGACCATCGAGGGCTTCCTGTCTCCCTCGGACGCGCCGTTTGCGATCAAAGTGCTGGTCGGGCTGACCAGCGGCGCGCTGTTCTACGCGTACCTGCTGTACCCGCGCCGCACGGGGCGACCTGCCCGCCAGGGCACATGA
- a CDS encoding PilN domain-containing protein: MTLPAPVLDGEVEEEVVQGSRLSTVIRWLVVLSIGALFVPLVLLSTTIAQSNETLSAELATSQSLLENAPPESAAERSLSATLSQKLEDASAIDTVQTSLTNNQVIWPVVMASLGNYNENYMILLDVSQTGQQIMLSGRAWTEPTVISYVNRLESSGLFTRVSVQSLAVTTAPEATAAPAAETTATPQPRVSRFTLANPNPGVRYIEFVALAELKSGDS, from the coding sequence GTGACGCTACCCGCCCCAGTACTCGACGGCGAAGTCGAAGAAGAAGTGGTCCAGGGCAGCCGCCTTAGCACGGTGATCAGGTGGCTGGTCGTGCTCAGCATCGGCGCGCTGTTCGTGCCGCTCGTCCTGCTATCGACCACGATCGCGCAGAGCAATGAGACGCTCAGCGCCGAGCTTGCCACCAGCCAGTCGCTGCTGGAAAACGCGCCGCCCGAATCGGCAGCGGAACGCTCGCTCAGCGCCACCCTGTCCCAAAAGCTGGAGGATGCCAGCGCCATCGACACCGTGCAGACCAGTCTGACCAACAATCAGGTCATCTGGCCGGTGGTGATGGCGAGCCTGGGCAACTACAACGAGAACTACATGATCCTGCTCGACGTGTCGCAAACCGGCCAGCAGATTATGCTCAGTGGCCGGGCCTGGACCGAACCGACCGTGATCTCCTACGTGAACCGCCTGGAAAGCTCCGGCCTGTTTACACGCGTCAGCGTGCAGTCGCTGGCCGTGACCACGGCGCCCGAGGCAACGGCAGCGCCTGCCGCCGAGACGACGGCCACCCCTCAGCCGCGTGTCTCCCGCTTCACCCTGGCAAATCCGAATCCGGGCGTGCGGTACATCGAGTTTGTGGCACTCGCCGAATTGAAATCCGGAGACTCATGA
- a CDS encoding prepilin peptidase, with protein MSVLFILIGAAAGALACWATDILPRFASTPAPAPRVDRIPRSLCALAALATGLVFAYLWNRFGLTAESTAYAVLIVFLLLVALIDWRYRLILNVLIYPAIVAAIAAHALLVPEHALNILLGGVLAGSMFFLTAWLRPGELGGGDVKLATFIGVAFGFPGVLWALLLGTGSAGVLIAFWLLTRRAQLKTRIAYAPFLCLGAILAVLISPPFVA; from the coding sequence ATGAGCGTCTTATTCATTCTGATCGGAGCCGCCGCGGGAGCGCTGGCCTGTTGGGCAACCGACATCCTGCCGCGCTTCGCGTCCACCCCGGCTCCCGCACCACGCGTGGATCGCATCCCGCGCAGCCTGTGCGCGCTTGCGGCGCTGGCGACCGGGCTGGTGTTCGCGTACCTGTGGAACCGCTTTGGCCTCACCGCCGAAAGCACCGCCTACGCGGTCCTGATCGTCTTTTTGCTGCTGGTCGCGCTGATCGACTGGCGCTACCGCCTGATCCTGAATGTGCTCATCTATCCGGCTATCGTCGCCGCGATTGCGGCCCACGCGCTACTTGTGCCAGAACACGCCTTAAATATACTGCTAGGAGGCGTGCTGGCAGGTTCCATGTTTTTCCTGACCGCATGGCTGCGACCGGGCGAGCTGGGTGGCGGAGACGTCAAGCTGGCGACCTTTATCGGCGTCGCCTTTGGCTTTCCGGGCGTGTTGTGGGCGCTGCTCCTGGGCACCGGTTCGGCGGGCGTGCTCATCGCCTTTTGGCTGCTGACCCGGCGCGCCCAGCTTAAGACCCGGATTGCATACGCACCTTTTTTGTGCCTGGGCGCGATTCTTGCCGTGTTGATTAGCCCGCCATTCGTGGCGTGA
- a CDS encoding sensor histidine kinase yields MESPSDKVVRQVTTELRQERLWNLHLSKPSIEYRPVPHDVPFGEGTDPIWRISFDLAYDPKRRFGLDVNDEIVLGRGDESPDIVSLDPYDADELGVSRRHAMLRPTESRLYIVDLGSTNGTWLNGRSIGVNTPYSLSNGDLLMLGKLEFIVRIVDRPAAQVQKPEEANVVGTLLRALKVISSQLEMKDVLNQAVQLTMSLTSVSEAAIWLVDEQNGDLCLEVGCGLENGEPDAMRLSVADSLVGQVIQTGTPLNVHREAGDVQVKMKTGYLVEALMCVPITLGGVTFGVLTAAHHQKGQRFSARDKEIVTAIADFTAIGVQNARLFQSTSSALTRYAKIVTALNYALAYDVKPLLNSILGYAGLLNTYSKQDEDILYLADNITSSSNDVHHLLEQLLAVTQLTETHSSNHNPCDLVEIVTQAANDQRPAADDKLQVLQMQLVGTPYSIYGNGAHLYHSVFHLIDNAVKYSPLGAHISVTLGFAANEILIRVCDTGPGIPEDDLPHLFDKVFRRKKSLQAGAGIGLGLEFVRTTVEAHRGTIHARNLEESGAEFVVMLPATLRVS; encoded by the coding sequence ATGGAAAGCCCATCCGATAAGGTCGTTCGTCAGGTTACTACCGAGCTTCGCCAGGAACGGTTGTGGAATCTGCACCTGTCCAAGCCCAGCATCGAGTACCGCCCGGTTCCGCACGACGTTCCCTTTGGCGAAGGCACCGACCCCATCTGGCGCATCAGCTTCGACCTCGCCTACGACCCCAAGCGCCGCTTCGGGCTGGACGTCAACGACGAGATCGTGCTGGGACGCGGTGATGAATCGCCTGACATCGTGTCGCTCGATCCCTACGACGCCGATGAGCTGGGAGTCTCGCGCCGTCACGCGATGCTGCGCCCAACTGAATCGCGGCTGTACATCGTGGACCTGGGCAGCACCAACGGCACATGGCTGAACGGGCGCTCGATTGGCGTCAACACGCCCTACAGTCTGTCCAATGGCGACCTGCTGATGCTGGGCAAGCTGGAATTCATCGTGCGCATCGTGGACCGGCCTGCCGCGCAGGTGCAAAAGCCCGAAGAGGCGAACGTCGTCGGCACGCTGCTGCGCGCGCTGAAGGTCATCAGCTCCCAGCTCGAAATGAAAGACGTGCTGAACCAGGCCGTGCAGCTCACCATGTCGCTGACGTCGGTGAGCGAGGCCGCCATCTGGCTGGTCGATGAACAGAACGGCGACCTGTGCCTGGAGGTAGGCTGCGGCCTGGAAAACGGAGAGCCGGACGCCATGCGCCTGTCCGTGGCCGATTCGCTGGTCGGGCAGGTGATCCAGACCGGCACGCCGCTAAACGTGCACCGCGAGGCCGGGGACGTTCAGGTCAAGATGAAGACCGGCTATCTGGTCGAGGCGCTGATGTGCGTGCCGATTACACTGGGCGGCGTGACGTTCGGCGTGCTGACGGCGGCGCATCACCAGAAGGGGCAGCGCTTCTCTGCCCGCGACAAAGAAATCGTGACCGCCATCGCGGACTTCACGGCCATCGGCGTGCAAAACGCGCGGCTGTTCCAGTCCACCAGCAGCGCGCTGACGCGCTACGCCAAGATCGTGACGGCGCTCAACTATGCGCTGGCCTACGACGTCAAGCCGCTGCTGAACTCCATCCTGGGCTACGCGGGCCTGCTGAACACCTACAGCAAGCAGGATGAAGACATCCTGTACCTGGCGGACAATATCACCTCGTCCAGCAACGATGTGCATCACCTGCTGGAGCAGCTTCTGGCCGTGACGCAGCTCACCGAGACGCACAGCAGCAATCACAACCCGTGCGATCTGGTCGAAATCGTCACGCAAGCCGCCAACGATCAGCGCCCGGCGGCGGACGACAAGCTCCAGGTGCTGCAAATGCAGCTCGTCGGCACCCCCTACTCGATCTACGGCAACGGCGCGCACCTGTATCACAGCGTCTTCCACCTGATCGACAATGCGGTCAAATATTCGCCGCTCGGCGCGCACATTTCGGTGACGCTCGGCTTCGCCGCCAACGAGATTCTGATCCGGGTCTGCGACACGGGGCCGGGCATCCCGGAGGACGACCTGCCACACCTGTTCGACAAGGTCTTCCGCCGCAAGAAGTCCTTACAGGCCGGCGCGGGCATCGGCCTGGGGCTGGAATTTGTGCGGACGACGGTCGAGGCGCACCGGGGCACGATCCATGCGCGCAACCTGGAAGAATCCGGCGCAGAGTTCGTGGTCATGCTCCCGGCCACGCTGCGCGTCTCCTGA
- a CDS encoding type II secretion system F family protein, protein MSSSKSSVKHGDKTSFKPVPPFDLFYQMTYMSAMAAAGLSRSKTFEVAAQSHSTAAEYFEAINTLVDEFRYDYPEACRRIGVQAKSENMRSFLLRFSDALRSGEPMAEFLVREANVQSADYENKYERNLEAMKQWTNAFTSITISVALIVIIQVISSMIYSMDSKVMTMLIGTGVVIAAFGAWIIWRSAPQETMTVKASEGSAEQRRALSLIRMLGPLAFAGAAVLNLAGVPIGWILVMIAALLVPVGVIGFISDKKTTKKDEEFSTFLRSAGSMATSTGTTMKQALTVIDLSSFPTLEPDIVRLSTRLQALVEPEVCWKKFGVESGSKLISEVTDIFYGGIKMGGDPERVGFLCSLFTAKTTQLRAKRRLVASTFAGLSTVMQGVIAGIMVFVLSIVFNFAEVITELMPTGEGANQGQASMNMAMASFSPGELQFLNLITTVMILLLAVIGATATILSDGGFRLKGALYLALTIFISGICFLVVPSLVGGILTM, encoded by the coding sequence ATGAGTTCTTCCAAATCCTCTGTGAAGCACGGCGACAAAACCTCCTTTAAGCCGGTTCCGCCGTTCGATCTGTTCTACCAGATGACATACATGTCGGCGATGGCGGCTGCGGGCCTGTCGCGCAGTAAGACGTTCGAAGTGGCGGCCCAGTCGCATTCGACTGCAGCCGAGTATTTCGAGGCGATCAATACCCTGGTCGACGAGTTCCGCTACGACTATCCCGAAGCGTGCCGCCGGATCGGCGTGCAGGCCAAGTCGGAAAACATGCGCAGCTTCCTGCTCCGGTTCTCCGACGCCCTGCGCTCCGGCGAGCCAATGGCCGAGTTCCTGGTGCGCGAAGCAAACGTGCAGTCAGCGGACTACGAAAACAAGTACGAGCGCAATCTGGAGGCGATGAAACAGTGGACCAACGCCTTCACGTCGATCACCATCTCGGTCGCGCTCATCGTCATCATCCAGGTCATCTCGTCCATGATTTATTCGATGGACTCCAAAGTCATGACCATGCTGATTGGCACCGGCGTCGTCATTGCCGCCTTCGGCGCGTGGATTATCTGGCGCTCCGCACCCCAGGAAACTATGACCGTCAAAGCGTCGGAAGGCTCGGCAGAGCAGCGCCGCGCCCTCAGCTTGATCCGCATGCTGGGGCCGCTGGCGTTCGCCGGGGCCGCCGTGCTCAATCTGGCCGGGGTGCCCATCGGCTGGATCCTGGTCATGATCGCGGCACTACTCGTTCCGGTGGGCGTGATCGGCTTCATCAGCGACAAGAAGACCACCAAGAAAGACGAGGAGTTCAGCACCTTCCTGCGCTCCGCAGGCAGCATGGCAACCTCGACCGGCACGACCATGAAACAGGCGCTGACCGTGATCGACCTCAGCTCGTTTCCGACGCTGGAACCGGACATCGTCCGGCTGAGCACGCGCCTGCAAGCCCTGGTCGAGCCGGAAGTCTGCTGGAAGAAGTTCGGCGTCGAATCCGGCAGCAAGCTGATTAGCGAAGTTACCGACATTTTCTACGGCGGGATCAAGATGGGCGGCGACCCGGAACGGGTCGGCTTCCTGTGCTCGCTGTTCACGGCCAAGACCACGCAGCTGCGCGCCAAGCGCCGCCTGGTCGCCAGCACGTTTGCTGGCCTGTCCACGGTCATGCAGGGCGTGATCGCAGGTATTATGGTCTTCGTGTTGTCGATCGTGTTCAACTTTGCCGAGGTGATCACCGAGCTGATGCCGACCGGCGAAGGGGCGAACCAGGGGCAGGCCTCCATGAACATGGCGATGGCATCGTTTTCGCCCGGTGAGCTTCAATTCCTGAATCTCATCACAACCGTCATGATTTTGCTACTGGCCGTGATCGGCGCTACCGCGACGATCCTCAGCGATGGCGGGTTCAGACTCAAAGGCGCACTTTATCTCGCGCTGACTATCTTCATCTCAGGTATCTGCTTTCTCGTCGTGCCGTCGCTCGTTGGAGGCATCCTGACGATGTAA
- a CDS encoding type II/IV secretion system ATPase subunit has translation MAHTTLPFAYDQQTASRVTGDFITRLPKDLRLACDQSPFLAEYLRQVPLDEIGMPKYFPKPSRAMGQMEVYNLIYPIMEGLYVHIYPDATGARNHYIPIEPTTVVDVDHLTSQVDEKLIGWAEEIGRLEDKEEKRQLLLQLVDHFCTTQRRPSNGSRRAADKIYVTPEELEGLRYRILRDKVGLGVLQPLLLDPFIEDISCSGVGHIFIEHKIFKSVQSTIVFTTHDEVDEFAVWLGEWIKHPVTVRNPLVDAVLPDGSRINIVYGREISKRGSNFTIRKFSGTPISVLELIEFGSLNYMIAAYLSLMLEEGLNLFVVGATASGKTTLLNAINTFMKPDAKIVTIEDTPEVHVPHKNWVQEVTRSMGAENKGGEVGMFELLKAALRQRPDRIIVGEIRSLEAVVAFQAMQTGHGVMSTFHADSVEKLIQRLTGEPINIPKTYIDNLHLAVIQQAVRLNNGKMARRVLSVNEIIGYDPVSESFSFLEAFRWNPTTDTFEFPGYMNSYLLEQVIAIKRGIPPHKRKSIYDEVKRRARIFEKLHKEKGVRDFNEFFQILCEARRQNLL, from the coding sequence ATGGCGCACACGACCTTACCTTTTGCGTACGACCAGCAAACCGCCTCGCGGGTCACGGGGGACTTCATCACGCGGCTGCCCAAGGACCTGCGGCTGGCCTGCGATCAGTCGCCATTTTTGGCCGAGTATCTGCGCCAGGTCCCGCTCGACGAGATCGGCATGCCGAAGTACTTCCCCAAGCCCAGCCGCGCCATGGGGCAGATGGAAGTCTACAACCTGATCTACCCCATTATGGAAGGGCTGTATGTCCACATTTACCCGGACGCCACCGGCGCGCGTAACCACTACATTCCGATCGAGCCGACCACCGTCGTGGACGTCGATCATCTCACCAGTCAGGTCGATGAGAAGCTGATCGGCTGGGCGGAAGAGATCGGGCGGCTGGAAGACAAAGAAGAAAAGCGCCAACTGCTGCTCCAGCTCGTTGACCACTTCTGCACCACGCAGCGCCGTCCGTCGAACGGGTCGCGCCGCGCAGCGGACAAAATCTACGTCACGCCCGAAGAGCTTGAAGGGCTGCGCTACCGCATCCTGCGCGACAAGGTCGGGCTGGGCGTGCTGCAACCCCTGCTGCTCGACCCGTTCATCGAAGACATCAGCTGCAGCGGCGTCGGCCATATCTTCATCGAGCACAAGATCTTCAAGAGCGTGCAGTCGACGATTGTGTTCACCACACACGACGAAGTGGACGAGTTCGCGGTCTGGCTGGGCGAGTGGATCAAGCACCCGGTGACGGTGCGCAACCCACTGGTGGACGCCGTCCTGCCCGACGGCTCGCGTATCAACATCGTTTACGGGCGCGAGATCTCCAAGCGCGGCAGCAACTTCACCATCCGTAAATTTAGCGGGACGCCCATCAGCGTCTTAGAGCTGATCGAGTTCGGATCGCTCAATTACATGATCGCGGCGTACCTGTCGCTGATGCTGGAAGAAGGGCTGAACCTGTTCGTGGTAGGGGCGACGGCGTCCGGTAAGACGACGCTGCTCAACGCCATCAACACGTTTATGAAGCCCGACGCAAAGATCGTCACCATCGAGGACACGCCCGAAGTCCACGTCCCGCACAAGAACTGGGTGCAGGAAGTGACGCGCAGCATGGGCGCGGAGAACAAGGGCGGCGAGGTCGGCATGTTCGAGCTGCTCAAAGCGGCCCTCCGCCAGCGCCCCGACCGCATCATCGTCGGCGAAATCCGTTCTCTTGAGGCAGTCGTCGCGTTCCAGGCCATGCAGACCGGCCACGGCGTGATGTCCACGTTCCACGCGGACTCGGTCGAAAAGCTGATCCAGCGCCTCACCGGTGAGCCGATCAACATCCCCAAGACCTATATCGACAACCTGCACCTGGCCGTCATCCAGCAGGCCGTGCGCCTGAACAACGGCAAAATGGCTCGCCGCGTGCTCAGCGTCAACGAGATCATCGGCTACGACCCGGTCAGCGAGTCGTTCTCATTTCTGGAAGCCTTCCGCTGGAACCCCACCACCGACACATTTGAGTTTCCCGGCTACATGAATAGCTACCTGCTGGAGCAGGTGATCGCCATTAAGCGCGGCATCCCGCCGCACAAGCGAAAGTCAATCTACGATGAAGTCAAGCGGCGCGCCCGAATCTTTGAAAAACTCCACAAAGAAAAGGGGGTAAGGGATTTCAATGAGTTCTTCCAAATCCTCTGTGAAGCACGGCGACAAAACCTCCTTTAA
- a CDS encoding ATPase domain-containing protein: MTASDTTPKVKKSVISSGNEELDSKMGGGLPVNSLVLIEGGSGSGKSVLSQQIVWGSLQDGFSAAVFTSENTVKSLVKQMQSIDLDVLDHLLLGVLRIYPIELSSLGDLAPTALLQAMQHEKSRDVIVIDSFTSAIIRSTNNKHTMRFFEGCKRLSAEGVTVIIVLHSDAIDPEHINSIRSMCDAHLQLRSEQDGQRLVKLLQVAKIRGAASSTGAIVGFEVEPGWGMRVIPISKARG, encoded by the coding sequence ATGACAGCCAGTGACACCACGCCCAAGGTCAAAAAGTCAGTCATCTCGTCGGGTAATGAAGAACTCGACAGCAAGATGGGTGGCGGCCTGCCGGTCAATTCCCTGGTCCTGATCGAAGGTGGATCGGGGTCGGGCAAGTCCGTGCTGTCCCAGCAAATTGTCTGGGGATCGCTGCAAGACGGCTTCAGCGCCGCCGTGTTCACCAGCGAAAACACGGTCAAGAGTCTGGTCAAGCAAATGCAAAGCATTGACCTGGACGTGCTCGACCACCTGCTGCTGGGCGTGCTGCGCATCTACCCGATCGAGCTGTCCTCCCTGGGCGACCTGGCTCCCACCGCCCTGCTCCAGGCCATGCAGCACGAAAAATCGCGGGACGTCATCGTGATCGACTCGTTCACGTCCGCCATCATCCGCTCCACTAACAACAAGCACACCATGCGCTTCTTCGAAGGGTGCAAGCGTCTGTCGGCGGAGGGCGTCACGGTGATCATCGTGCTCCACTCCGACGCCATCGACCCGGAGCACATCAACTCGATCCGTTCGATGTGCGATGCGCATCTTCAGCTTCGCTCCGAGCAGGACGGGCAGCGGCTCGTCAAGCTGCTGCAGGTCGCCAAGATCCGGGGTGCAGCCAGCAGCACCGGCGCGATTGTAGGTTTCGAAGTCGAACCGGGCTGGGGCATGCGCGTGATCCCCATCAGCAAGGCGAGAGGCTAA
- a CDS encoding cadherin-like domain-containing protein produces the protein MENVLSALVVIFILLFGVLSLTNASLSSQDVLSQAQSEMNDRLADQMHTAIALVDAHTSRNRTIFQVVLRNSGSVRLADFEHWDVVVRYTGADAGNLRLQYVPLDANVNLSADPEVAQDLLALQSWSARLYLDASDQADEAVDPGVWNPGEELVLWIKVAPAAAQGSPIEIALATTNSVGITVNFQANKPPVVTTTPLIVAPLGRKTIASEQLSAADDETPDELVFTVTDTSSLQGTLSVEMFTQADIDAGTVVYTHTGSGDGSFTFSVTDGQDTVENQVFTITISEPPAFTPIPTDFPVGSENAGTITSAWLQADDPDNTPDELTYTVSTEPEQGYLNLNTFTQADIDAGRLIYTRTGEETDSFSFNITDGETRIGTYTLAITPSLG, from the coding sequence ATGGAAAACGTCCTTTCGGCCCTAGTCGTCATCTTCATTCTGCTCTTCGGCGTCTTGAGCCTCACGAATGCGTCGCTGTCGTCGCAGGATGTGCTGAGTCAGGCCCAGAGCGAGATGAACGACCGGCTGGCCGATCAGATGCACACCGCGATCGCGCTGGTCGACGCGCACACGAGTCGCAACCGGACGATCTTCCAGGTTGTGCTGCGCAACAGCGGCAGCGTGCGGCTCGCGGATTTTGAGCACTGGGACGTGGTCGTGCGCTACACGGGCGCGGACGCCGGGAACCTTCGCCTGCAGTACGTCCCGCTCGACGCCAACGTCAATCTGAGCGCCGATCCCGAAGTCGCGCAGGATTTGCTCGCGCTGCAATCGTGGTCGGCCCGGCTGTATCTGGACGCCTCCGACCAGGCCGACGAAGCGGTCGATCCCGGCGTGTGGAACCCCGGAGAAGAGCTGGTGCTGTGGATCAAGGTTGCGCCAGCCGCCGCGCAGGGATCGCCGATTGAGATCGCGCTGGCGACCACCAACAGCGTGGGCATTACGGTTAATTTTCAAGCGAACAAGCCGCCCGTTGTAACCACCACCCCGCTGATCGTCGCACCGCTGGGGCGCAAGACGATCGCCAGCGAGCAGCTCAGCGCCGCCGACGACGAAACGCCCGACGAGCTGGTATTCACCGTCACCGATACGAGCAGTTTGCAGGGCACGCTCAGTGTGGAAATGTTCACCCAGGCAGACATCGACGCGGGCACGGTCGTCTATACGCATACCGGCAGCGGCGACGGCTCCTTTACCTTCAGCGTCACGGATGGTCAGGACACGGTCGAAAATCAGGTCTTCACCATCACGATTAGCGAGCCACCGGCCTTCACGCCCATTCCCACGGACTTCCCGGTGGGCAGCGAAAACGCCGGCACGATCACGTCGGCGTGGCTGCAAGCCGACGACCCGGACAATACGCCGGACGAACTGACCTACACCGTCTCGACCGAGCCGGAACAGGGGTACCTGAACCTGAATACGTTCACTCAGGCCGATATCGACGCAGGCAGGCTGATCTATACTCGGACCGGCGAAGAGACGGACAGCTTTTCGTTCAACATCACCGATGGCGAGACCCGTATCGGCACGTATACGCTCGCCATCACGCCCAGCCTGGGATAG
- a CDS encoding archaellin/type IV pilin N-terminal domain-containing protein, whose protein sequence is MFNFKALHNDESGQTALETAIILIAFVVVASVFAFTILSAGSSSTEKGEAAIYSGLENVQSSMAVKGAVIANSASDKVTKVVFTVALASGGDAIDLGDGTSSVVISYRDDDESITAAWAAKFLVNRGDEDAMLEDGELAEITVDLTDVSAAPTTAPGPNAEFTLEVKPPSGAVLNITRTTPAALDAVMELR, encoded by the coding sequence ATGTTCAACTTCAAGGCCCTTCACAACGACGAGAGCGGCCAGACCGCCCTGGAAACCGCCATCATCCTGATCGCATTTGTAGTTGTCGCGTCCGTGTTCGCTTTTACCATCCTGTCCGCCGGGTCGTCCTCGACCGAAAAGGGTGAGGCCGCCATTTACTCCGGTCTCGAAAACGTGCAGTCCTCAATGGCCGTCAAGGGCGCTGTCATCGCCAACTCGGCAAGCGATAAGGTGACTAAAGTCGTCTTTACCGTGGCCCTGGCCTCGGGCGGCGACGCGATTGATTTGGGCGACGGTACCTCCAGTGTGGTCATCAGCTACCGTGACGACGACGAGTCAATCACCGCAGCCTGGGCCGCCAAGTTCCTCGTCAACCGTGGCGACGAAGATGCCATGCTTGAAGATGGCGAACTGGCGGAAATCACCGTGGACCTGACAGACGTCAGCGCGGCCCCGACCACCGCCCCCGGCCCCAACGCCGAGTTCACCCTGGAAGTAAAGCCCCCGTCGGGAGCTGTGCTCAACATCACCCGCACGACACCCGCAGCGCTTGACGCGGTGATGGAACTCCGGTAG